A single window of Candidatus Methylomirabilota bacterium DNA harbors:
- a CDS encoding GAF domain-containing protein: protein MLEQLRRLQVVTDTALSHLSLDDLLQQLLHRVTEILEADTAAVLLTDRGSSELVARAARGLAEEVERGVRIPIGKGFAGRIAADRRPVVIEDVDHADVLNPLLREKGVRSLLGVPLLIDGQVIGVLHVGTLRPRQFTPDEVALLQLVADRIALAIDRARLYEAERRARADAEAANRQLRQLQLVTEAALAHLGEEELLQELLWRITEILKSDTAAVLMADEAGRELVARAARGLEEDIERDVRIPIGKGFAGRIAAERRPVVIEDVDDSEVLNPLLHEKGVRSLLGVPLLIEGRMIGVLHVGTLRPRRFTADEVALLQLVADRVALALDRARLEREARARAEAEAANRQLRQLQLVTEAALAHLNEEELLQETLSPVAEGLGADTALILLLDENGKELAMVRIGPGLEEEVDRSVRIPVGRDVAGHIAAEGKPLIIEDVDRAEILKPFVREQGVRSLLGVPLLIEERLIGILQVGSLRPRRFTPDEADRLQLMADRIALAIDRIRLYQAERKARDDAQAANRLKDEFLTTLSHELRTPLTSILGWARLLQSGKAGERNAERAPGTIVRSALALKKLIDDLLDMSMIVTGKLRLELQPVDLTSVTESALEAIAVAARAKEIRVETDIDSSAAVVLGDPTRLQQVFWNLLSNAVKFTPVGGRVALSVRRAGTTAEIRVSDTGEGISAEFLANLFGRFRQADSSATRSHGGLGLGLAIVRHLVEIHGGTVEAESGGPGQGATFTVRLPIATAAAHLAAGRKAPRHQHRKTPAERKLDGVKILAVEDDADTRDLLSSALSRYGATVKTAASAGEGLELLRRWPPDLLIVDIGMPFQDGYDFLRRARAELRSNLPAVALTAYAGTPDRERVRREGFLMHLAKPIDPAELVDGLAAIVSRTAP, encoded by the coding sequence ATGCTCGAACAACTCCGACGCCTGCAGGTCGTCACCGACACCGCGCTCTCTCACCTGAGCCTGGACGATCTGCTGCAGCAATTGCTCCACCGGGTCACGGAGATCCTCGAGGCCGACACGGCGGCAGTTCTATTGACGGATCGCGGCAGCTCCGAGCTGGTGGCTCGGGCGGCGCGAGGGCTGGCGGAGGAGGTCGAGCGAGGCGTTCGCATCCCCATCGGGAAAGGCTTCGCGGGCCGCATCGCCGCCGACCGGCGGCCGGTGGTCATCGAGGACGTCGACCACGCGGACGTCCTGAACCCCTTGCTGCGGGAAAAGGGCGTGCGGTCGCTGCTGGGTGTGCCGCTCCTGATCGACGGGCAGGTGATCGGCGTCCTGCACGTGGGCACGCTCCGGCCCCGCCAGTTCACGCCGGACGAAGTGGCCCTGCTGCAGCTCGTAGCGGACCGCATCGCGCTCGCGATCGATCGCGCCCGGCTCTACGAGGCCGAGCGCCGAGCCCGCGCCGACGCCGAAGCGGCCAACCGGCAACTCCGGCAGCTCCAGCTCGTCACCGAGGCGGCCCTCGCCCACCTCGGCGAAGAAGAGCTGCTCCAGGAGCTCTTGTGGCGCATCACCGAAATCTTGAAATCCGATACCGCGGCGGTGCTGATGGCAGACGAGGCCGGCAGGGAGCTGGTGGCCCGGGCGGCGCGAGGGCTGGAGGAAGACATCGAGCGGGACGTCCGCATCCCCATCGGGAAAGGGTTCGCGGGCCGGATCGCCGCCGAGCGGCGGCCGGTGGTGATCGAGGACGTCGATGACTCGGAGGTCCTGAACCCGTTGCTGCATGAGAAGGGAGTGCGGTCGCTCCTGGGCGTGCCGCTGCTGATCGAGGGGCGGATGATCGGCGTCCTGCACGTGGGCACGCTCCGCCCCCGGCGGTTCACGGCGGACGAGGTGGCCCTGCTGCAGCTCGTGGCGGACCGCGTGGCCCTCGCGCTCGATCGGGCCCGGCTCGAGCGGGAAGCTCGAGCCCGCGCCGAGGCGGAGGCGGCCAACCGGCAACTGCGGCAGCTCCAGCTCGTCACCGAGGCGGCCCTGGCGCACCTCAACGAGGAGGAGCTGCTCCAGGAGACCCTCAGCCCCGTCGCCGAGGGCCTGGGCGCCGACACCGCGCTGATCCTCCTGCTCGATGAAAACGGCAAGGAGCTGGCGATGGTGCGGATCGGCCCGGGGCTGGAAGAGGAGGTGGACCGGAGCGTCCGCATCCCCGTCGGCAGAGACGTGGCCGGGCACATCGCGGCCGAGGGGAAGCCGCTCATCATCGAGGACGTCGACCGCGCGGAGATCCTGAAGCCCTTCGTGCGCGAGCAGGGGGTGCGGTCGCTCCTGGGCGTGCCGCTGCTGATCGAAGAGCGCCTGATCGGTATCCTGCAGGTGGGCAGCCTCCGGCCGCGGCGATTCACGCCGGACGAGGCCGACCGGCTCCAGCTCATGGCAGATCGCATCGCCCTGGCCATCGACCGCATCCGCCTCTATCAGGCCGAACGCAAAGCGAGGGACGACGCGCAAGCGGCCAATCGCCTGAAGGACGAGTTCCTGACCACGCTGTCCCACGAGCTTCGGACGCCGCTCACCTCGATCCTCGGGTGGGCCCGGCTGCTCCAGTCGGGGAAGGCCGGCGAAAGGAACGCCGAGCGCGCCCCCGGCACGATCGTGCGCAGCGCCCTGGCCCTCAAGAAGCTCATCGACGACCTGCTCGACATGTCGATGATCGTGACGGGCAAGCTGCGCCTGGAGCTGCAGCCCGTCGATCTGACCTCGGTGACCGAATCCGCGCTGGAAGCGATCGCCGTGGCCGCTCGGGCCAAGGAGATCCGGGTGGAGACCGACATCGACTCGTCGGCCGCGGTCGTCTTGGGCGACCCCACCCGCCTCCAGCAGGTCTTCTGGAACCTGCTCTCGAACGCCGTCAAGTTCACGCCCGTCGGCGGCCGCGTCGCGCTCTCGGTGCGGCGCGCCGGCACGACCGCCGAGATCAGGGTCAGCGATACGGGGGAAGGCATCAGCGCAGAATTTCTCGCCAACCTGTTTGGCCGTTTTCGGCAAGCCGACAGCTCGGCGACCAGAAGTCACGGCGGGCTGGGGCTCGGGCTCGCCATCGTGCGCCATCTCGTGGAAATTCACGGCGGCACCGTCGAGGCCGAGAGCGGCGGGCCCGGCCAGGGCGCGACCTTCACAGTGCGGCTGCCCATCGCGACGGCGGCGGCGCATCTCGCCGCCGGCCGCAAGGCGCCGCGGCACCAGCACCGGAAGACGCCGGCGGAGCGGAAGCTCGATGGCGTGAAGATTCTCGCCGTCGAGGACGACGCCGACACCCGCGACCTGCTGAGCTCCGCGCTCTCGAGATACGGCGCCACGGTGAAGACCGCCGCGTCCGCCGGCGAAGGGCTCGAGCTCCTGAGGCGATGGCCGCCCGACCTGCTGATCGTCGACATCGGGATGCCCTTCCAGGACGGTTACGACTTCCTCCGCAGGGCCAGAGCCGAGCTCCGCTCGAACCTCCCGGCCGTCGCGTTGACCGCGTACGCGGGGACGCCGGACCGGGAGCGGGTCCGCCGCGAGGGCTTTCTGATGCACCTGGCCAAGCCGATCGATCCGGCCGAGCTGGTCGATGGCCTGGCGGCGATCGTCAGCCGGACGGCGCCTTGA
- a CDS encoding radical SAM protein → MRTEYREEPCKAALNRVTGMGFHWSLNPYMGCEHQCTFCYVRAFERRADRPWDERYGQSIRVKVNVAEVLGRELGRPSWKRELVAIGAATDPYQPAEGRYRLTRRCLEVLAAARNPFSLITRGPMIVRDIDVLQQAARRAEVDVTFSIPTLDPEVWRKTEIGTAPPRQRLRAVRRLVDAGIKAGIGLAPILPGISDRPEQLAEVVRAARDAGATHVWCNVLYLKPGTREHFLESLAREWPSLLPRYQRLYAGRAYLDQRVSEPVKQQVAALREELGIADRREVKLEPSAEPEQLALAI, encoded by the coding sequence GTGCGGACCGAGTACCGCGAGGAGCCCTGCAAGGCCGCCCTGAACCGCGTGACGGGGATGGGCTTCCACTGGTCGCTCAACCCCTACATGGGCTGCGAGCACCAGTGTACCTTTTGCTACGTGCGCGCCTTCGAGCGGCGCGCCGATCGGCCCTGGGACGAGCGCTACGGCCAGTCGATCCGCGTCAAGGTGAACGTGGCCGAGGTGCTGGGCCGGGAGCTCGGGCGCCCGTCGTGGAAGCGCGAGCTGGTGGCCATCGGCGCCGCGACGGATCCCTACCAGCCGGCCGAGGGGCGCTATCGCCTGACGCGCCGGTGTCTGGAGGTGCTGGCCGCGGCGCGCAACCCCTTCAGCCTCATCACGCGCGGGCCCATGATCGTGCGCGACATCGACGTCCTCCAGCAGGCCGCCCGCCGCGCCGAGGTCGACGTCACCTTCTCCATCCCCACGCTCGATCCCGAGGTGTGGCGCAAGACCGAGATCGGCACCGCGCCGCCCCGCCAGCGCCTCCGCGCGGTGCGCAGGCTCGTGGACGCCGGCATCAAGGCCGGCATCGGCCTGGCGCCGATCCTGCCCGGCATCTCCGACCGCCCGGAGCAGCTCGCCGAGGTCGTCCGCGCCGCCCGCGACGCCGGCGCCACCCACGTCTGGTGCAACGTGCTCTACCTGAAGCCCGGCACCCGCGAGCATTTTCTAGAGTCCCTGGCCCGCGAGTGGCCCTCGCTCCTGCCCCGCTACCAGCGCCTCTACGCCGGCCGCGCCTACCTGGACCAGCGCGTGTCGGAGCCGGTCAAGCAACAGGTGGCAGCGCTGCGCGAGGAGCTGGGGATCGCGGATCGGCGGGAGGTGAAGCTGGAGCCGTCGGCGGAGCCCGAGCAGCTCGCGCTGGCGATCTAG
- a CDS encoding RNA-binding protein, giving the protein MAHKLFVGSLSFSTSTERLRELFAGAGAVESAAVVVDRDTGRSRGFGFVEMATAEEADQAVARFNGHELDGRQLKVELAKGTGGGPQRPGARRDRW; this is encoded by the coding sequence ATGGCTCACAAACTCTTCGTCGGCAGTCTCTCTTTCTCCACGTCTACGGAGCGGCTCCGGGAGCTCTTTGCCGGGGCCGGCGCTGTGGAGTCCGCCGCGGTCGTCGTCGATCGGGACACCGGCCGCTCGCGCGGGTTCGGCTTCGTCGAGATGGCGACGGCCGAGGAGGCCGACCAGGCGGTCGCGCGCTTCAATGGCCACGAGCTCGATGGCCGTCAACTCAAGGTCGAGCTGGCCAAGGGCACGGGTGGTGGACCGCAGCGCCCCGGCGCGCGCCGCGATCGCTGGTAG
- a CDS encoding fumarylacetoacetate hydrolase family protein, producing the protein MSSFALATYKDVSGPRAGLVLDGKLLDLEAVHRAAGRPLGKGAAAPMTVDALLAAWPEVERPLARLAARGAELLSTGRIQPVPRGGSRLLAPLTPRRIFCAAANYREHAQEMGSALAAKSQSKPYFFLKLPENVIAPGAAVMIPPESAQVDWEVELGVVIGRRGRRIPAARALDHVAGYTIVNDVSARDCNMRSDYPFKFDWFHGKCFETFAPVGPWLVPRSCIADPQKLRMRLAVNDEVMQDSDTGKMIFDVREQIEYLSCILTLEPGDLIATGTPTGVGMARGIFLKPGATMTAGIEGLGTLTTPVRAERVRDGAPRLNVRPRTV; encoded by the coding sequence ATGAGCTCGTTCGCGCTCGCGACCTACAAGGACGTCAGCGGTCCCCGCGCAGGCCTGGTCCTCGACGGCAAGCTCCTCGATCTCGAGGCCGTGCACCGGGCCGCCGGGCGGCCGCTCGGCAAGGGGGCCGCGGCCCCGATGACGGTCGACGCGCTCCTGGCGGCCTGGCCCGAGGTCGAACGCCCGCTCGCCCGCCTCGCCGCGCGCGGGGCCGAGCTGCTGTCCACCGGCCGGATCCAGCCCGTGCCCCGGGGCGGCTCGCGACTCCTGGCCCCGCTGACGCCCCGCCGCATCTTCTGCGCCGCGGCGAACTACCGCGAGCACGCGCAGGAAATGGGAAGCGCACTGGCGGCGAAGTCGCAGAGCAAGCCCTACTTCTTCCTGAAGCTGCCCGAGAACGTGATCGCCCCGGGAGCGGCGGTGATGATCCCGCCCGAGTCGGCCCAGGTCGACTGGGAGGTCGAGCTCGGCGTGGTGATCGGGCGGCGCGGTCGCCGGATCCCCGCCGCGCGCGCCCTCGACCACGTGGCGGGCTACACGATCGTCAACGACGTCTCTGCCCGCGACTGCAACATGCGATCCGACTACCCGTTCAAGTTCGACTGGTTCCACGGCAAGTGCTTCGAGACCTTCGCGCCGGTGGGACCGTGGCTCGTTCCACGATCCTGCATCGCGGATCCGCAGAAGCTGCGCATGCGGCTGGCCGTGAACGACGAGGTCATGCAGGACTCCGACACCGGCAAGATGATCTTCGACGTCCGGGAGCAGATCGAGTATCTCTCCTGCATCCTGACGCTCGAGCCGGGAGATCTCATCGCCACCGGGACGCCCACGGGCGTGGGCATGGCCCGCGGGATCTTCCTCAAGCCGGGGGCCACGATGACGGCGGGGATCGAGGGGCTCGGCACCCTCACGACGCCCGTCCGCGCCGAGCGTGTGCGAGACGGAGCGCCGCGCCTCAACGTCCGACCCCGGACTGTTTAA
- a CDS encoding zinc-binding dehydrogenase, which translates to MKAVVFDEFGGPEVLRYRDVPDPVPQAGEVLVRVRACSVNRTLDLEAREKGAGFGITLPHVSGADPCGEVVAIGPGQAGPRVNDRVAVSPLITCGACPLCRRGAENACLNLRVVGVHRHGGYAELVRVPATNVVLLPAALSFEDAACLPLSYAVAWQLLVTLARVQPGETVLIMAAGSGLGVAGIQIAKLRGARVLAAAGSDEKLERARTLGAEAGINYATNDLPKEVRRLTDGWGADVVFENIGAATWDRSLASLARAGRVVTCGTHGGSQASIDIRALYRGHASLLFTAGYTRDALDEVIRLTGEGKLKAVVDRAFPLAEAAAAQRYVADRKNFGKVILIP; encoded by the coding sequence GTGAAAGCCGTCGTCTTCGACGAGTTCGGCGGCCCCGAGGTCCTGCGCTACCGCGACGTGCCCGACCCGGTCCCCCAGGCCGGCGAAGTCCTGGTCCGCGTCCGTGCCTGCTCGGTGAACCGCACGCTCGATCTCGAGGCGCGCGAGAAAGGCGCGGGCTTCGGCATCACGCTCCCGCACGTCTCCGGCGCCGACCCCTGCGGCGAGGTCGTGGCGATCGGGCCGGGCCAGGCAGGGCCGCGGGTCAACGACCGGGTCGCCGTGAGCCCGCTCATCACGTGCGGCGCCTGCCCGCTGTGCCGGCGGGGCGCCGAGAACGCGTGCCTCAACCTGAGAGTGGTGGGCGTGCACCGGCACGGGGGGTACGCCGAGCTCGTCCGTGTCCCGGCCACCAATGTCGTCCTGCTCCCCGCGGCGCTGTCGTTCGAGGACGCCGCGTGCTTGCCGCTCTCCTACGCGGTGGCCTGGCAGCTCCTCGTCACGCTGGCCCGCGTGCAGCCGGGCGAGACGGTGCTGATCATGGCCGCGGGCAGCGGGCTCGGCGTGGCGGGGATCCAGATCGCCAAGTTGCGCGGCGCCCGGGTGCTGGCCGCGGCGGGAAGCGACGAGAAGCTCGAGCGGGCGAGAACGCTCGGCGCCGAGGCCGGCATCAATTACGCGACGAACGATCTCCCCAAGGAGGTCCGCCGGCTCACCGACGGCTGGGGCGCGGACGTGGTCTTCGAGAACATCGGCGCCGCCACCTGGGACCGGAGCCTGGCCTCGCTCGCGAGAGCCGGCCGGGTGGTCACGTGTGGCACCCACGGCGGCAGCCAGGCCAGCATCGACATCCGGGCGCTCTATCGCGGCCACGCCTCCCTCCTCTTCACGGCCGGCTACACCCGCGACGCGCTGGACGAGGTGATCCGCCTCACCGGCGAGGGCAAGCTCAAGGCGGTCGTCGACCGGGCCTTTCCGCTCGCCGAGGCGGCGGCCGCCCAACGCTACGTCGCCGACCGCAAGAACTTCGGCAAAGTGATCCTCATTCCATGA
- a CDS encoding amino acid ABC transporter substrate-binding protein — MSPTTRSLLILLLGGILALVPVARAAAETSGPPVRIGGTLALTGPLGPTSLVHKIAGEISIEQINKRNGLLGRPVEWVLLDDQSKADVTRTLYERLITVDKVDLLIGPYATNAILSALAVAQRYQKMLIHHSFGIPKLATYPMHVPVSALGNEPDKSLPKKVFEAMESTGQAPRTIAVVTSKFASVHFISVGAREVAAARGMKVVLYLEYEFGARDFAPIATRIKEANPDFLWVGAIGVDANLLLDAFQTIGYKPRGQYHLFPAPGPLINAPGSAFALAYTSFEAHPPMTNNPSAEQLSQLFHERAKQAGLPYPFVETQAASSFASWQLIEAAVNATRSLDDKVLAAWLKANKVDTVYGKLGFDGPNNYGPEYTKVKQVQNGRWVVVWPKEFAAPGAKIVYPAP, encoded by the coding sequence ATGAGCCCGACGACCCGATCCCTCCTGATCTTGCTGCTCGGTGGCATCCTCGCCCTGGTCCCCGTGGCCCGCGCGGCCGCGGAGACGTCGGGCCCGCCCGTCCGCATCGGCGGCACCCTGGCCCTCACCGGCCCCCTCGGCCCGACGTCCCTCGTCCACAAGATCGCCGGCGAGATCTCGATCGAGCAGATCAACAAGCGCAACGGGCTGCTGGGGCGGCCGGTCGAGTGGGTCCTGCTCGACGACCAGTCGAAGGCCGACGTGACCCGAACGCTGTACGAGCGCCTGATCACGGTCGACAAGGTCGACCTGCTGATCGGCCCCTACGCGACCAACGCCATCCTCTCCGCGCTGGCGGTGGCCCAGCGCTACCAGAAGATGCTGATCCACCACTCCTTCGGGATCCCCAAGCTCGCGACCTACCCGATGCACGTTCCGGTGAGCGCGCTCGGCAACGAGCCGGACAAGAGCCTGCCGAAAAAGGTCTTCGAAGCCATGGAGTCGACGGGCCAGGCGCCCAGGACGATCGCCGTCGTGACGAGCAAGTTCGCATCGGTGCACTTCATCTCGGTGGGCGCCCGGGAGGTCGCCGCCGCCCGCGGGATGAAGGTGGTCCTGTACCTCGAGTACGAGTTCGGCGCCCGTGACTTCGCGCCGATCGCGACGCGCATCAAGGAGGCGAATCCCGATTTCCTCTGGGTCGGCGCCATCGGCGTCGACGCCAACCTGCTCCTCGACGCGTTCCAGACGATCGGCTACAAGCCGCGCGGTCAGTACCACCTGTTCCCGGCGCCGGGCCCGCTCATCAACGCGCCGGGGTCGGCGTTCGCATTGGCCTACACCTCCTTCGAGGCCCACCCGCCGATGACGAACAATCCGTCCGCCGAGCAGCTCTCCCAGCTCTTCCACGAGCGCGCGAAGCAGGCCGGCTTGCCCTATCCGTTCGTCGAGACGCAGGCCGCCAGCTCGTTCGCGTCGTGGCAGCTGATCGAGGCCGCGGTCAACGCCACCAGGAGCCTCGACGACAAGGTGCTGGCGGCCTGGCTCAAGGCCAACAAGGTGGACACCGTGTACGGCAAGCTGGGCTTCGACGGCCCCAACAACTACGGGCCCGAGTACACCAAGGTCAAGCAGGTCCAGAACGGGCGCTGGGTGGTCGTCTGGCCGAAGGAGTTTGCCGCGCCCGGCGCGAAGATCGTCTACCCGGCTCCGTGA